The Bos taurus isolate L1 Dominette 01449 registration number 42190680 breed Hereford chromosome 18, ARS-UCD2.0, whole genome shotgun sequence genome has a window encoding:
- the NAT14 gene encoding probable N-acetyltransferase 14 isoform X1 yields MAPSHLSVREMREDEKPLVLEMLKAGVKDTENRVALHALTRPPALLLLAAASSGLRFVLASFALALLLPVFLAVAAMKLGLRARWGSLPPPGGLGGPWVAVRGSGDVCGVLALAPGSSAGDGARVTRLSVSRWHRRRGVGRRLLAFAESRARAWAGGMGEPRARLVVPVAVAAWGVAGMLEGCGYQAEGSWGCMGYTLVREFSKEL; encoded by the exons atGGCCCCCAGCCACCTGTCGGTGCGGGAGATGAGGGAAGATGAGAAACCCTTAGTGCTGGAAATGCTGAAG GCTGGCGTGAAGGACACAGAGAACCGCGTGGCCCTTCACGCGCTGACCCGGCCGCCGGCCCTGCTCCTCCTGGCTGCGGCTAGCAGCGGCCTTCGCTTCGTCCTGGCCTCCTTCGCCCTGGCCCTCCTCCTGCCCGTGTTCCTGGCTGTGGCTGCCATGAAGCTGGGCCTGCGGGCCCGCTGGGGCTCGCTGCCCCCGCCCGGTGGCCTCGGGGGGCCCTGGGTGGCAGTGCGGGGCTCGGGAGACGTGTGCGGGGTCCTGGCCCTGGCCCCAGGCTCCAGTGCCGGGGATGGGGCCCGGGTCACCCGCCTCTCGGTGTCCCGTTGGCACCGCCGCCGAGGTGTAGGCAGGCGCCTGCTGGCCTTTGCTGAGTCCCGGGCGCGAGCCTGGGCTGGTGGCATGGGGGAGCCCCGAGCACGCCTGGTGGTCCCAGTGGCCGTGGCAGCCTGGGGCGTGGCCGGGATGCTGGAGGGCTGTGGCTACCAGGCCGAGGGGAGCTGGGGCTGCATGGGCTACACGCTGGTGCGGGAGTTCAGCAAGGAACTGTGA
- the ZNF628 gene encoding zinc finger protein 628 isoform X1, with protein MVGSHVDMAPASTAEGASEKPGPVAPAPPAQYECGECGKSFRWSSRLLHHQRTHTGERPYKCPDCPKAFKGSSALLYHQRGHTGERPYQCPDCPKAFKRSSLLQIHRSVHTGLRAFTCGQCGLAFKWSSHYQYHLRQHTGERPYPCPDCPKAFKNSSSLRRHRHVHTGERPYACGVCGKSFTQSTNLRQHQRVHTGERPFRCALCPKTFTHSSNLLLHQRTHGGAATAPAPGAGPGPPPREPAAGGKVLVSDAYLQRPLPPPSPPAPPPPAPPPVVPELFLAAAETTVGLVYRCEGCELGFGSEELLLEHQPCPGPEALPPPAAAPSEAPKADPPPPPRSPLPQPAPATAAAPGFACLPCGKSFRTVAGLSRHQHSHGAAGGQAFRCGSCDGAFPQLASLLAHQQSHVEEAAAGRPPPQAEAAEVTCPQEPLGPAPGPPAPAPAPASAERPYKCAECGKAFKGSSGLRYHLRDHTGERPYQCGECGKAFKRSSLLAIHQRVHTGLRAFTCGQCGLTFKWSSHYQYHLRLHSGERPYACGECGKAFRNTSCLRRHRHVHTGERPHACGVCGKSFAQTSNLRQHQRVHTGERPFRCPLCPKTFTHSSNLLLHQRTHSAERPFTCPVCGRSFVMAAYLQRHLRTHAPAAPAAGPQPPAPLAAAPAPSATQDVHVLPHLQATLSLEVAGGTAPAAAPGPAAPNSQTFLLVQTAQGLQLIPSSVQPPTPPPPPPPAPPKLILLPSSGPAGGGSCARQGLRAAGKAGPGAGVVWLPGPGGLGVQRGSNAAGNVGGQSLIVLQNVAGGETGPQEVSGVQLQPLRPAPELTTVQLQPAQEVTTVQLQPVTGPLSSSSGGAVTTEAPNLLVVQSGAAEELLADPGPGEPGEGEAGPGVVPDVLFETLQTEEGLQSVLVLSGADGEQTQLCVQEVETLPSGLAEPPASGPPGQKLLIIRSAPAAELLENGSAGGGAAALQLLAPPPPGPASAPAGGPAAPGPQMVQVVPAGAAPGGVAPQGLPSIQIVQTLPAVQLVHTF; from the coding sequence ATGGTCGGCTCCCACGTGGACATGGCGCCGGCCTCGACCGCCGAGGGGGCCAGTGAGAAGCCCGGGCCCGTGGCCCCCGCCCCGCCGGCGCAGTATGAGTGTGGGGAGTGCGGCAAGTCCTTCCGCTGGTCATCCCGCCTGCTGCACCACCAGCGCACGCACACAGGCGAGCGGCCCTATAAGTGCCCCGACTGCCCCAAGGCCTTCAAGGGCTCATCGGCGCTGCTCTACCACCAGCGGGGCCACACGGGTGAGCGGCCATACCAGTGCCCCGACTGCCCCAAGGCCTTCAAGCGCTCGTCGCTGCTGCAGATCCACCGCAGCGTGCACACGGGCCTGCGCGCCTTCACCTGCGGCCAGTGCGGCCTGGCCTTCAAGTGGTCCTCGCACTACCAGTACCACCTGCGCCAGCACACGGGCGAGCGGCCCTACCCTTGCCCGGACTGCCCCAAGGCCTTCAAGAACTCGTCCAGCCTGCGGCGTCACCGGCACGTGCACACTGGCGAGCGGCCCTACGCCTGCGGCGTGTGCGGCAAGAGCTTCACGCAGAGCACCAACCTGCGGCAGCACCAGCGCGTGCACACGGGCGAGCGGCCCTTCCGCTGCGCGCTCTGCCCCAAGACCTTCACGCACTCCTCCAACCTGCTGCTGCACCAGCGCACGCACGGCGGCGCCGCCACTGCCCCTGCCCCGGGTGCCGGCCCCGGGCCTCCGCCGCGCGAGCCCGCCGCTGGTGGCAAGGTCCTGGTCTCCGACGCCTACCTGCAGCGGCCCTTGCCGCCGCCCAGCCCGCCCGCCCCGCCACCACCCGCGCCCCCGCCCGTGGTGCCCGAGCTCTTCCTGGCCGCCGCCGAGACCACGGTGGGGCTGGTGTACCGCTGCGAAGGCTGCGAGCTGGGCTTCGGCAGCGAGGAGCTGCTCCTGGAGCACCAGCCGTGCCCGGGGCCCGAGGCGCTGCCTCCGCCAGCTGCCGCGCCCTCCGAGGCGCCCAAGGCCGAcccgccgccaccgccgcggTCCCCGCTGCCCCAGCCCGCTCCCGCCACCGCCGCTGCCCCTGGCTTTGCCTGCCTCCCCTGCGGGAAGTCCTTCCGGACGGTGGCCGGCCTCTCCCGCCACCAGCACAGCCACGGGGCGGCGGGTGGGCAGGCGTTCCGCTGCGGCAGCTGTGACGGCGCCTTCCCGCAGCTGGCCAGCCTGCTGGCGCATCAGCAGAGCCACGTGGAGGAGGCCGCAGCTGGGCGCCCGCCCCCCCAGGCCGAGGCCGCCGAGGTCACCTGCCCGCAGGAACCGCTGGGGCCAGCGCCCGGCCCGCCGGCCCCCGCGCCCGCGCCGGCCTCGGCGGAGCGGCCCTACAAATGTGCCGAGTGCGGCAAGGCCTTCAAGGGCTCCTCGGGGCTGCGCTACCACCTGCGGGACCACACGGGCGAGCGACCCTACCAGTGTGGCGAGTGCGGCAAGGCCTTCAAGCGCTCGTCGCTGCTCGCCATCCACCAGCGCGTGCACACGGGCCTGCGCGCCTTCACGTGCGGCCAGTGCGGCCTCACCTTCAAGTGGTCCTCGCACTACCAGTACCACCTGCGGCTGCACTCGGGCGAGCGGCCCTACGCCTGCGGCGAGTGCGGCAAGGCCTTCCGCAACACGTCGTGCCTGCGGCGCCACCGGCACGTGCACACGGGCGAGCGGCCGCACGCCTGCGGCGTGTGCGGCAAGAGCTTCGCGCAGACCTCCAACCTGCGGCAGCACCAGCGCGTGCACACGGGCGAGCGGCCCTTCCGCTGCCCGCTCTGCCCCAAGACCTTCACACACTCCTCCAACCTGCTGCTGCACCAGCGCACGCACTCAGCCGAGCGGCCCTTCACTTGCCCAGTCTGCGGCCGCAGCTTCGTCATGGCCGCCTACCTGCAGCGGCACCTGAGGACGCATGCCCCTGCGGCCCCTGCAGCCGGCCCCCAGCCCCCGGCCCCACTGGCCGCCGCCCCTGCTCCGTCGGCCACCCAGGATGTGCAcgtcctcccccacctccaggccACGCTCTCCCTAGAGGTGGCTGGGGGGACGGCCCCGGCCGCGGCCCCCGGCCCCGCCGCTCCCAACTCGCAGACGTTTCTCCTGGTGCAGACGGCTCAGGGCCTGCAGCTGATTCCCAGCAGCGTCCAGCCGCccacgcccccgcccccgcccccgcctgcgCCCCCCAAGCTCATCCTGCTGCCCTCCTCCGGCCCCGCTGGCGGGGGCAGCTGCGCCCGGCAGGGCCTGCGGGCTGCGGGGAAAGCTGGGCCGGGGGCTGGAGTAGTTTGGCTGCCAGGCCCTGGGGGGTTAGGCGTGCAGAGAGGAAGTAACGCTGCCGGGAACGTGGGAGGGCAGAGCCTTATAGTTCTGCAGAACGTGGCGGGTGGGGAGACAGGCCCGCAGGAAGTGAGTGGGGTTCAGCTCCAGCCCCTTCGTCCAGCCCCGGAACTGACCACCGTCCAGCTCCAGCCGGCCCAGGAGGTGACCACGGTCCAGCTCCAGCCTGTGACGGGTCCGCTGTCCAGTTCCAGCGGGGGAGCCGTGACCACCGAGGCGCCTAATCTGCTGGTGGTTCAGAGCGGGGCAGCCGAGGAGTTGCTGGCGGACCCCggcccaggggagcctggcgagGGCGAGGCCGGCCCGGGGGTGGTCCCAGATGTGCTCTTTGAGACGCTGCAGACGGAGGAGGGGCTGCAGAGCGTGCTGGTGCTGAGCGGGGCCGATGGGGAGCAGACCCAGCTGTGTGTGCAGGAGGTAGAGACCTTACCGTCGGGGCTGGCCGAGCCGCCAGCCTCCGGCCCGCCCGGACAGAAGCTGCTCATTATCCGTAGCGCCCCGGCCGCAGAGCTGCTGGAGAACGGCAGCGCTGGGGGAGGCGCCGCTGCGCTGCAGCTGCTGGCGCCCCCACCGCCTGGCCCAGCCTCTGCTCCTGCGGGCGGCCCCGCGGCCCCGGGCCCCCAGATGGTACAAGTGGTCCCCGCAGGAGCGGCACCTGGGGGCGTGGCCCCACAGGGCCTGCCCTCCATCCAGATTGTCCAGACTCTGCCCGCGGTCCAGCTGGTGCACACGTTTTGA